A section of the Methanoculleus horonobensis genome encodes:
- a CDS encoding amino acid ABC transporter permease — MDVLPILIDWLPYLLSGVASTLGLVLAALGLGVLFGLPMALGQVYGARPIRWAVGIYVWFFRGLPILVLLFLFWFGIFPAIGLGHLSAFVVGAVVLGLRGAAYQSQIFRGAVQSVGEGQMIAARSLGMSRLTAIRSVILPQAMRIALPGWSNEYPNILTDSAVCYAIGVVELLTITSRMVTQTHITMPVYLATAGIFIVLNYGGLKLLHRLEARIAIPGFGTGAM; from the coding sequence ATGGACGTTTTGCCGATTCTCATCGACTGGTTACCATATCTCCTTTCAGGCGTCGCCTCTACCCTCGGTCTTGTCCTCGCCGCCCTCGGCCTTGGAGTCCTTTTCGGACTGCCCATGGCGCTCGGCCAGGTCTACGGGGCGCGACCGATCCGGTGGGCCGTCGGGATCTATGTATGGTTCTTCAGGGGTCTCCCGATCCTCGTCCTGCTCTTCCTCTTCTGGTTCGGCATATTCCCGGCGATCGGGCTCGGCCATCTCTCGGCGTTCGTCGTCGGGGCGGTCGTGCTGGGCCTCCGGGGGGCGGCATACCAGTCCCAGATCTTCCGGGGAGCCGTACAGTCGGTCGGCGAAGGACAGATGATCGCGGCGCGATCCCTCGGGATGAGCAGGCTCACCGCCATCCGTTCGGTCATCCTTCCCCAGGCGATGCGCATAGCGCTCCCGGGCTGGTCGAACGAGTACCCCAACATCCTGACCGATTCGGCGGTCTGCTACGCGATCGGGGTCGTGGAGTTGCTCACCATCACGTCACGGATGGTCACGCAGACCCACATAACCATGCCCGTCTACCTCGCCACGGCGGGGATCTTCATCGTCCTGAACTACGGCGGCCTCAAACTCCTGCACAGGCTTGAGGCGAGGATAGCAATCCCGGGATTCGGAACCGGAGCGATGTAG
- a CDS encoding amino acid ABC transporter ATP-binding protein gives MNDNDIVLRVEDIHKSFGETEVLRGVSFDVRRGETKVFIGPSGTGKSTLLRCINQLTPPDHGRVWLDGEEVTNSGARINYFRQKIGMVFQNFFLFDHLTAVKNVELALLKVRGMGKAEAREKALTELRQVGLEDWADHYPAELSGGQAQRVSIARALAMDPDVILFDEPTSALDPELTREVLEVMKKLARNGMTMLVVTHEMGFACSVANEVLFMENGVVAEQGSPDLLLHDPRFTRMKDFIGRIDSRMDD, from the coding sequence ATGAACGACAACGACATTGTGCTGAGAGTCGAGGATATACACAAGTCCTTCGGGGAGACCGAGGTGCTGCGCGGAGTATCGTTCGACGTCCGCCGCGGCGAGACAAAGGTCTTCATCGGCCCCTCGGGGACAGGGAAGAGCACGCTTCTCCGGTGCATCAACCAGTTGACGCCGCCCGACCACGGAAGGGTCTGGCTCGACGGGGAGGAGGTCACGAACTCGGGAGCCAGGATCAACTACTTCCGGCAGAAGATCGGGATGGTCTTCCAGAACTTCTTCCTCTTCGACCACCTCACCGCAGTTAAAAACGTCGAACTGGCGCTCCTGAAGGTCAGGGGCATGGGGAAGGCGGAAGCGCGGGAGAAGGCCCTCACCGAACTTCGGCAGGTGGGGCTGGAGGACTGGGCCGACCACTACCCGGCGGAACTCTCCGGCGGCCAGGCCCAGCGGGTCTCCATCGCACGGGCGCTTGCCATGGACCCGGACGTCATCCTCTTCGACGAACCGACCTCCGCGCTCGACCCCGAGCTGACGAGGGAGGTGCTCGAGGTCATGAAGAAACTGGCCCGGAACGGGATGACGATGCTCGTCGTCACCCACGAGATGGGGTTTGCCTGCTCGGTTGCAAACGAGGTTCTCTTCATGGAGAACGGCGTGGTTGCCGAACAGGGGTCGCCGGACCTGCTCCTGCATGACCCGCGGTTCACCCGGATGAAGGACTTCATCGGCCGGATCGATTCCCGGATGGATGACTGA
- a CDS encoding archaellin/type IV pilin N-terminal domain-containing protein, producing MPREGWDDRAFTGLEAAIVFIAFIVVAAVFAYVVLGLGMTTSQKSQETMHAALGEAGSALRPGQSIIAKLDNGQGLVEFMEFDLETATDLAVIDLGSMTYTIATKKTLVTFPPGDPRVTITWRYPEDGGALLEAGETVMVRLNTIGVEIGRGDTFTLQVIAAGGETVSLTRTVPAGIGKNVYVELF from the coding sequence ATGCCCCGGGAAGGTTGGGACGATCGGGCGTTCACCGGACTCGAAGCAGCCATCGTCTTCATCGCCTTTATCGTCGTCGCTGCGGTCTTTGCGTACGTCGTTCTCGGGCTGGGCATGACCACGTCGCAGAAGAGCCAGGAGACGATGCATGCCGCTCTCGGTGAAGCCGGATCCGCCCTCCGCCCGGGACAGTCGATCATCGCCAAGCTGGATAACGGTCAGGGTCTCGTCGAGTTCATGGAGTTCGATCTCGAGACCGCGACCGACCTCGCCGTCATCGATCTGGGGAGCATGACCTACACCATCGCGACGAAGAAGACTCTCGTCACGTTCCCTCCCGGCGACCCTCGCGTAACCATCACCTGGCGGTATCCGGAGGACGGCGGAGCCCTCCTTGAGGCGGGGGAGACCGTCATGGTGAGACTGAATACGATCGGTGTGGAGATCGGGCGGGGAGATACGTTCACCCTCCAGGTGATCGCCGCCGGGGGAGAGACCGTTTCGCTGACCAGAACTGTTCCGGCGGGTATTGGGAAGAATGTCTACGTCGAACTCTTCTGA
- a CDS encoding 6-phosphofructokinase gives MTTVGILTGGGDCPGLNAVIRAVVRTGAKHGFDAIGIRDGWHGLVAGNVEPLTDYSVTGILPKGGTILGTSRTNPFKNEADVQRLRDNIRKFGIDAIVAIGGEDTLGVANKLSKIGIPVVGVPKTIDNDVGATDYTFGFDTAVSIVTEAIDRLHTTAESHHRVMVVEVMGRHAGWIATVAGIAGGADEILIPEIPFDLDEVTHHLRVRYERGKKFSIVVVAEGAQPKGMAEAIAQSARTDEFGHVTLGGVGNFLRDELEKRLDMEVRVTVLGHIQRGGSPTAHDRVLATRFGVAAADLIKEKDFGKMVALRGNDIVAVPLEEAVANLKTVDMDLYKIASIFYGG, from the coding sequence ATGACGACGGTCGGCATACTGACGGGAGGAGGAGACTGTCCGGGCCTGAACGCGGTTATCCGGGCGGTCGTGCGGACGGGGGCGAAACACGGGTTCGACGCGATCGGGATCCGGGACGGGTGGCACGGGCTGGTTGCCGGGAACGTCGAACCGCTCACCGACTACTCGGTGACCGGGATCCTCCCGAAGGGCGGGACGATCCTCGGGACGTCGCGGACGAACCCCTTCAAGAACGAGGCCGATGTCCAGCGGCTGCGCGACAACATCAGGAAGTTCGGGATCGACGCGATCGTCGCGATCGGCGGCGAAGATACCCTCGGCGTCGCGAACAAACTCTCGAAGATAGGCATCCCGGTCGTGGGTGTCCCGAAGACCATCGACAACGATGTCGGCGCGACCGACTACACCTTCGGGTTCGATACCGCCGTCTCCATCGTCACGGAGGCGATCGACCGCCTCCACACGACGGCGGAGTCGCACCACCGTGTCATGGTGGTGGAGGTGATGGGCCGGCATGCAGGGTGGATCGCGACCGTGGCCGGGATTGCGGGCGGAGCAGACGAGATCCTGATCCCGGAGATCCCGTTCGACCTCGACGAGGTCACCCACCATCTCCGGGTGCGCTACGAGCGGGGGAAGAAGTTCAGCATCGTCGTGGTCGCCGAAGGCGCCCAGCCGAAGGGGATGGCGGAGGCGATCGCGCAGTCCGCCCGGACGGATGAGTTCGGCCATGTCACCCTCGGCGGCGTCGGGAACTTCCTGCGCGACGAACTCGAGAAGCGGCTCGATATGGAGGTGCGGGTGACGGTGCTCGGGCATATCCAGCGCGGCGGCTCCCCGACGGCGCACGACCGGGTGCTCGCGACCCGGTTCGGGGTGGCGGCGGCGGACCTCATCAAGGAGAAGGACTTCGGGAAGATGGTCGCGCTCCGGGGGAACGATATCGTCGCGGTCCCCCTCGAGGAGGCGGTGGCGAACCTCAAGACGGTGGATATGGATCTCTACAAGATCGCGAGCATCTTCTACGGGGGGTGA
- a CDS encoding DUF1616 domain-containing protein, with product MTSETTAGTLIGSLDPRTIPLDLKGIYLWVFLALAGIYAPILSESPLRVVFVLPFILFIPGYLLTAALFPARDDLDGIERTALSFGISIAAVPLLGFALNYTSWGIGLDSIAAILLGFSLAVGLTAQFRRRELPEENRFTVPFATYRASIREEFSGGSASRFDRVLSVALIAAVLVAAATTVFIITVPKEGEKFTEFYVLGPRGKAADYPTEFMSGTPQTVILGIGNHEYRDITYTVETFAVESRFNNATNQSTIVSATLIDRFSVTVPHNRTVEQPYTFRIMDPDTNRIEFLLFAETPPDNIARNDLTQAGYRNLHLWLRVH from the coding sequence ATGACATCCGAAACTACCGCAGGCACTCTCATCGGGTCACTGGATCCCCGCACCATCCCGCTGGACTTAAAGGGCATCTACCTCTGGGTCTTCCTCGCCCTTGCCGGCATCTACGCCCCAATCCTCAGCGAGAGTCCCCTTCGCGTGGTCTTCGTCCTGCCGTTCATCCTCTTCATCCCCGGTTACCTCCTGACTGCGGCGCTCTTCCCGGCAAGAGACGACCTCGACGGAATAGAACGCACCGCCCTCTCGTTCGGGATCTCCATCGCCGCCGTGCCGCTCCTCGGCTTTGCGCTCAACTACACGTCCTGGGGCATCGGACTCGACTCCATCGCCGCCATCCTCCTGGGATTCAGTCTCGCCGTCGGCCTCACCGCCCAGTTCCGGCGCCGAGAACTCCCGGAAGAGAACCGCTTTACGGTTCCCTTCGCCACCTACCGGGCTTCGATACGGGAGGAGTTCTCCGGCGGTTCCGCGTCCCGGTTCGACCGGGTCTTAAGCGTCGCCCTCATCGCCGCCGTCCTCGTGGCCGCGGCAACGACAGTCTTCATCATCACGGTTCCAAAAGAGGGCGAGAAGTTCACCGAGTTCTACGTCCTCGGGCCGCGAGGGAAAGCGGCCGATTACCCGACCGAGTTCATGTCCGGAACGCCTCAAACGGTCATCCTCGGGATCGGGAACCACGAATACCGGGACATCACCTACACGGTGGAGACGTTTGCCGTGGAGAGCAGGTTCAATAACGCGACGAACCAGTCGACGATCGTCTCGGCGACGCTCATCGACCGGTTCTCCGTCACGGTGCCGCACAACCGGACCGTCGAGCAGCCCTACACCTTCAGGATCATGGATCCGGATACGAACCGGATCGAGTTCCTCCTCTTTGCAGAGACACCGCCCGACAACATCGCGAGAAACGATCTCACACAGGCCGGCTACCGCAACCTTCACCTCTGGCTGCGGGTACACTGA
- a CDS encoding ABC transporter ATP-binding protein, which produces MSITDCCRRTVAFTRDIMRQPVAAKTDLGFSDLAFFLRFARPIRMVGVLALAATALVSAAKTVLPLSIKFFIDNILLGGTEASGAILAGAGAILSSLDTLIAALLVLGLFTGGMDLLRNYWTARFREGYAFNLQTALVEHVLSFPISYFKSQQTGYIMSRLSDDVQILQYTVSQYLPLIVANGLYVVFTLAILCILSLKLTLVVAAFIPLYLLVNAVFIRRIRAATHRERERQAYVSRDIQEVISGIETVKTHAAEDREVHRVSGTLRSMVDARIKNTMLSAFSEYFRIGTMSLMLIAVFWVGGNEVLAGGMTVGDFVAFAVYVVTFAPTVNTFFAFPVVMQPAATSASRLRDLFAMDGEPAGGGVVPAAVQGRMEFSGVRFGYAESEPVLADADFVIRPGEVVAVVGRTGAGKTTLVNLILRAFAPQEGTITLDGRDLASLDPRWLRRQVSLVSQDLFLFHTTIEENIRYSRPEATFEEVVKASRKAQVHDEIMGFSDGYRTIVGERGTQLSVGQRQRVAIARAFLKDAPILILDEPTSALDMRTEEQICRTLRLLVRNRTTILITHRPSLLTLADRVLAVEGGRVREEQGTDLPAGHDPGRIHRSGQSAAT; this is translated from the coding sequence ATGAGCATCACAGACTGCTGCCGGCGCACCGTCGCCTTCACCCGGGATATCATGCGCCAGCCGGTGGCGGCGAAGACCGATCTCGGGTTCTCCGACCTCGCCTTCTTCCTCAGGTTCGCCCGGCCGATCAGGATGGTGGGCGTGCTGGCCCTCGCGGCGACCGCTCTCGTCTCGGCGGCAAAGACCGTGCTCCCGCTCAGCATCAAGTTCTTCATCGACAACATCCTGCTCGGCGGAACGGAGGCCTCCGGCGCTATCCTCGCAGGGGCGGGCGCCATCCTCTCCTCGCTCGACACCCTCATCGCCGCACTCCTGGTGCTCGGACTCTTCACCGGCGGCATGGATCTGTTGCGGAACTACTGGACCGCCCGGTTCCGGGAGGGCTACGCCTTCAACCTCCAGACCGCCCTCGTCGAGCACGTCCTGAGTTTCCCGATCTCGTACTTCAAGTCGCAGCAGACCGGCTACATCATGTCCCGCCTCTCCGACGATGTCCAGATCCTGCAGTACACCGTCTCCCAGTACCTCCCCCTGATCGTCGCAAACGGCCTCTACGTCGTCTTCACCCTCGCCATCCTCTGCATCCTGAGTCTGAAACTCACCCTCGTCGTCGCCGCCTTCATCCCGCTCTACCTCCTGGTCAACGCCGTCTTCATCCGGCGGATCCGCGCCGCCACCCACCGGGAGCGCGAACGGCAGGCCTACGTCTCCCGCGATATCCAGGAAGTGATCTCCGGCATCGAAACGGTAAAGACGCACGCCGCGGAGGATCGGGAGGTGCACCGGGTCTCCGGGACGCTCCGGAGCATGGTCGATGCCCGGATCAAAAACACGATGCTTTCGGCGTTCTCGGAGTACTTCAGGATCGGCACGATGTCGCTCATGCTGATCGCCGTCTTCTGGGTCGGCGGGAACGAGGTGCTCGCCGGGGGCATGACCGTCGGGGACTTCGTCGCGTTCGCGGTCTACGTCGTGACGTTCGCCCCCACCGTCAACACCTTCTTCGCCTTTCCCGTCGTCATGCAGCCCGCGGCGACATCCGCCTCCCGCCTGCGCGACCTCTTCGCGATGGACGGGGAGCCGGCCGGCGGCGGGGTCGTGCCCGCCGCGGTGCAGGGCAGGATGGAGTTCTCCGGTGTCCGGTTCGGGTACGCGGAGTCGGAACCGGTGCTCGCGGACGCAGATTTCGTCATCCGTCCCGGCGAGGTGGTCGCCGTCGTCGGGCGGACAGGAGCAGGAAAAACGACGCTCGTGAACCTGATCCTCCGGGCGTTCGCGCCGCAGGAGGGTACAATCACCCTCGACGGCCGCGATCTCGCGTCGCTCGATCCAAGATGGCTGCGGCGGCAGGTATCGCTCGTCTCGCAGGATCTCTTCCTCTTCCACACCACCATCGAGGAGAACATCCGTTACAGCAGGCCCGAGGCGACCTTCGAGGAGGTCGTCAAAGCCTCACGGAAAGCACAGGTTCACGATGAGATCATGGGGTTTTCGGACGGGTACCGGACGATCGTCGGGGAGCGCGGGACGCAACTCTCCGTTGGCCAGCGGCAGCGGGTCGCCATTGCAAGAGCCTTCCTGAAGGATGCTCCCATCCTCATCCTCGACGAGCCCACATCCGCGCTCGACATGCGGACCGAGGAGCAGATCTGCCGGACGCTCCGGCTTCTCGTCCGGAACCGGACGACCATCCTCATCACCCACCGCCCGTCGCTCCTGACGCTCGCCGACCGCGTCCTCGCGGTCGAAGGCGGGCGGGTGCGGGAAGAGCAAGGGACGGATCTCCCGGCGGGACACGATCCCGGCCGGATACACCGTTCCGGCCAATCGGCGGCCACGTGA
- a CDS encoding amino acid ABC transporter permease has translation MDQAVFLFEILLPALMQGLIVTLQLIACSAPFGLALGIAVAVGRQYGHPVISWLCKTYVFLIKGTPLLLLLFILYFGLPSIGITFTAFVASVVGFILCNGAYNAEYIRGALISIKEGQMVAAQALGMTRWQAIRNVILPQALCRAIPGLSNEFIYLIKYSSLAYMITVIELSGAGKLVATKYFTYTESFAAVGIVYLVLVSITTIAVTILEKRVAVPGTARATPAAQL, from the coding sequence ATGGATCAGGCAGTATTCCTCTTTGAGATTCTCCTCCCGGCGCTGATGCAGGGGCTGATCGTGACATTGCAGCTGATCGCGTGCTCCGCCCCGTTCGGCCTCGCGCTCGGGATCGCCGTCGCGGTGGGGAGGCAGTACGGTCACCCGGTCATATCCTGGCTCTGCAAGACGTATGTCTTTCTCATCAAGGGTACGCCGTTGCTCCTCCTTCTCTTCATCCTCTACTTCGGGCTCCCGTCGATCGGGATCACCTTCACCGCGTTCGTGGCGTCGGTGGTCGGATTTATCCTCTGCAACGGAGCGTATAACGCCGAGTACATCCGGGGCGCCCTCATATCGATCAAGGAAGGCCAGATGGTTGCCGCCCAGGCGCTCGGGATGACCCGATGGCAGGCGATCAGAAACGTCATCCTGCCGCAGGCGCTCTGCCGGGCGATACCGGGGCTTTCAAACGAGTTCATCTACCTGATCAAGTACTCGTCGCTTGCCTACATGATCACGGTGATCGAACTCTCCGGGGCGGGGAAACTGGTGGCGACGAAGTATTTCACCTACACGGAGTCGTTTGCTGCCGTCGGCATCGTCTACCTCGTGCTGGTCTCGATCACGACCATCGCCGTCACCATTCTTGAAAAGCGAGTGGCCGTTCCCGGGACGGCCAGGGCAACCCCCGCTGCCCAGTTGTAA
- a CDS encoding archaellin/type IV pilin N-terminal domain-containing protein, which translates to MSTSNSSEAGFTGLEAAIVLIAFVVVAAVFAYVVLGAGLLFSEESRSTVHRGIQEAGSSLTVTGGVYGVSNTPGMISSIIVPVGLTAGSEPIDITTVSVRLIGAAHRETVYRNEPLIDVAPEKGNWSVQERFNADSDHLLEAGEQYILNISPNGKSDCMAYRTFAVELKPAGRPALRVERTVPGSITTITRLD; encoded by the coding sequence ATGTCTACGTCGAACTCTTCTGAAGCCGGATTCACCGGACTCGAGGCTGCAATCGTGCTGATTGCATTTGTTGTCGTTGCAGCCGTCTTTGCGTACGTCGTTCTGGGGGCGGGTCTCCTCTTCTCCGAGGAGAGCCGATCCACCGTTCACCGGGGGATCCAGGAGGCGGGGTCGAGCCTCACCGTGACCGGCGGCGTATACGGCGTCAGCAACACTCCCGGGATGATAAGTTCCATCATCGTCCCGGTCGGTCTCACCGCCGGTAGCGAGCCGATCGATATCACCACGGTATCCGTCCGCCTGATCGGCGCCGCACACAGGGAGACGGTTTACCGGAATGAGCCACTCATAGACGTCGCCCCCGAAAAAGGGAACTGGAGCGTCCAGGAGCGGTTCAACGCCGATTCCGATCACCTTCTCGAGGCCGGAGAGCAGTACATCCTGAACATCTCACCGAATGGCAAGTCGGATTGCATGGCGTACCGGACGTTTGCCGTCGAGCTCAAACCGGCCGGGAGGCCGGCGCTCCGGGTGGAGAGAACGGTGCCGGGCAGCATCACCACGATCACCCGGCTTGACTGA
- a CDS encoding DMT family transporter codes for MATAILIGGSAPFTKLLLADIGPLALAALVSLGSGCGALLFSLAGTAAGTRRSQIEAPPGRSDIPWLIGVTLFGGLLAPVTLVYSLPGTPAATAALLLNFEAVATTLIAATIFREWVSRRVWVALGCITASCLLLTWNPAAGLGLSLPALGILLTCLFWAVDNNLGQRLSAKDPLLVISIKGIGAGTVTLLVALTAGEHLPATATAAAAMAVGFLCYGGLTSILFLLALRGIGAARAGSLLAVSPFFGVLFSLLLFAELPAGAFYVALPVMAIGAWLMISEEHSHPHRHPATIHEHRHRHDDLHHDHDHEAGDPPLPAAGEHSHVHAHAEVAHEHPHQPDIHHRHLHRR; via the coding sequence CTGGCGACGGCGATCCTGATCGGCGGGAGCGCCCCGTTCACGAAACTTCTCCTCGCCGATATCGGGCCGCTCGCTCTCGCCGCACTCGTCTCGCTCGGGAGCGGTTGCGGCGCCCTGCTCTTCTCCCTCGCCGGAACGGCGGCGGGAACCCGGCGGAGCCAGATCGAGGCGCCGCCCGGCAGGAGCGACATACCCTGGCTCATCGGCGTGACGCTCTTTGGAGGGCTCCTCGCACCGGTCACCCTGGTGTACAGCCTCCCCGGAACGCCTGCGGCGACGGCGGCTCTCCTCCTGAACTTCGAGGCCGTTGCCACGACGCTGATTGCCGCGACGATCTTTCGCGAGTGGGTGAGCCGCCGCGTCTGGGTTGCGCTCGGGTGCATCACCGCATCGTGCCTCCTCCTCACCTGGAACCCGGCCGCCGGACTCGGCCTCTCCCTCCCGGCACTCGGCATCCTGCTCACCTGCCTCTTCTGGGCGGTCGACAACAACCTGGGACAGCGGCTCTCGGCGAAGGATCCCCTCCTCGTCATCTCCATAAAGGGGATCGGCGCCGGCACCGTCACGCTCCTCGTCGCGCTCACCGCCGGGGAGCACCTCCCGGCCACGGCCACGGCTGCCGCCGCCATGGCGGTCGGGTTCCTCTGCTACGGGGGCCTGACGAGCATCCTCTTCCTCCTCGCCCTCCGGGGCATCGGTGCAGCCCGGGCGGGTTCGCTCCTCGCCGTCTCCCCGTTCTTCGGCGTCCTCTTCTCGCTCCTGCTCTTCGCCGAACTTCCGGCAGGCGCCTTCTACGTCGCGCTGCCCGTCATGGCCATCGGGGCCTGGCTGATGATCTCCGAGGAGCATTCGCACCCTCATCGGCACCCGGCGACCATCCACGAACATCGCCACCGCCACGACGACCTCCACCACGACCACGACCACGAGGCCGGCGACCCGCCGCTCCCGGCGGCCGGGGAGCACTCCCACGTACACGCCCATGCCGAGGTCGCCCACGAGCACCCGCACCAGCCCGACATCCACCACCGGCACCTGCACCGGCGTTAG
- a CDS encoding beta/alpha barrel domain-containing protein, with the protein MPSAPDIRIPLDVPSEEQERYRENYRKITHGTGRLMLFAGDQKVEHLNDDFYGEGIHPDDADPEHLFRIADRARIGVFATQLGMIARYGEDYRDVPYLVKLNSKTHLVKTAQRDPLSSELHLVRQVVDLRDRTGLAILGVGYTIYLGSEYEPMMLFQAAQIVNNAHANGLITVLWMYPRGKAVKDERDPHLIAGAAGVAATLGSDFVKVNPPKAGDRIDAALLREAVAAGGRTGVVCAGGSHADAPEFLQQLHDQIHVGGTLGNATGRNIHQRPLDEAVRFCNAISAITLDDAGVDEAVGIYEGGK; encoded by the coding sequence ATGCCATCTGCACCCGATATCAGGATCCCTCTCGATGTCCCCTCTGAGGAGCAGGAGAGGTACCGGGAGAACTACCGGAAAATCACGCACGGTACCGGGAGACTGATGCTCTTTGCCGGGGACCAGAAGGTCGAGCACCTCAACGACGATTTCTACGGTGAAGGCATCCATCCCGACGACGCCGATCCCGAACACCTCTTCCGGATCGCGGACCGGGCGAGGATCGGGGTCTTTGCGACGCAACTCGGGATGATCGCGCGTTACGGTGAGGATTACCGGGATGTCCCCTACCTCGTCAAGCTCAACTCCAAGACCCATCTGGTCAAGACCGCCCAGCGCGATCCGCTCAGCTCGGAACTCCATCTCGTCCGGCAGGTCGTCGACCTCCGCGACCGGACGGGGCTCGCGATCCTCGGCGTCGGCTACACGATCTACCTCGGGAGCGAGTACGAACCGATGATGCTCTTCCAGGCGGCGCAGATCGTCAACAACGCGCACGCAAACGGGCTCATCACCGTGCTCTGGATGTATCCCCGGGGCAAAGCGGTCAAGGACGAACGCGACCCGCACCTGATCGCGGGCGCGGCGGGCGTCGCGGCGACCCTCGGGAGCGACTTCGTGAAGGTGAACCCGCCGAAGGCGGGCGACAGGATCGACGCCGCGCTGCTCCGGGAGGCGGTGGCGGCCGGCGGCAGGACCGGGGTTGTCTGCGCGGGGGGATCGCATGCCGACGCGCCGGAGTTCCTGCAGCAGCTCCACGACCAGATCCACGTCGGCGGCACGCTCGGGAACGCGACCGGCAGGAACATCCACCAGCGGCCGCTCGACGAGGCCGTCCGGTTCTGCAACGCGATATCGGCGATCACCCTCGACGATGCGGGCGTCGACGAAGCGGTCGGGATCTACGAGGGAGGTAAGTGA
- a CDS encoding metal-dependent hydrolase produces the protein MFVACHLFLGLILGLAFAGRLDDRRLIGFSALGAVLPDLIDKPVGHILLAGTLDSGRLFGHGLLFLALLAVAGIALYWRRESFALLAVAAGALSHHLLDAMWAIPVTWYFPLLGPYQPYGFTDYFGGAILAEVSSLSEWIFLAASAGIALAACRGFGSGRPGLAAALVRVSVPLLGILALVSLLAWAAGSPESILMAGAGPEDYLLLAMVAAVGVVGAIRYREYLYAG, from the coding sequence GTGTTCGTCGCCTGCCACCTCTTCCTCGGCCTCATCCTGGGCCTCGCCTTCGCCGGACGCCTCGACGACCGGCGGCTCATCGGCTTCTCTGCTCTCGGGGCCGTCCTTCCCGACCTGATCGACAAGCCGGTCGGCCACATTCTTCTTGCAGGCACGCTCGATTCCGGGCGGCTCTTCGGGCACGGACTGCTCTTCCTCGCGCTCCTCGCAGTTGCAGGCATCGCCCTGTACTGGAGACGAGAATCCTTTGCGCTCCTCGCCGTCGCGGCGGGAGCACTCTCCCACCATCTTCTCGACGCGATGTGGGCAATCCCCGTCACCTGGTACTTCCCGCTCCTCGGCCCGTACCAGCCTTACGGGTTCACCGACTACTTCGGCGGGGCCATCCTTGCCGAGGTTTCTTCGCTCTCCGAATGGATATTCCTCGCGGCATCGGCCGGGATCGCTCTCGCCGCCTGCCGGGGCTTTGGTTCCGGCAGACCCGGGCTCGCCGCGGCACTCGTCCGCGTCTCCGTCCCGCTCCTCGGAATCCTCGCCCTCGTCTCACTCCTCGCCTGGGCAGCCGGCAGCCCGGAGAGCATCCTGATGGCCGGGGCGGGGCCGGAGGATTACCTGCTGCTCGCAATGGTGGCGGCAGTCGGGGTCGTCGGGGCGATACGGTACCGGGAGTACCTGTACGCCGGGTAG